A genomic region of Salinibacter pepae contains the following coding sequences:
- a CDS encoding glycosyltransferase family 4 protein, producing MSPMTNEPENGPIVFLVPDIHDLQTGGNVFNRRMVAGLRPETSVRVQTWAPDTRPAPGLNRPGASLIVVDSLLARHPDALRAVRERTATPLILLVHYLRCIDPHAPDSDGVADERATLDVVDGAVTTSRYVKQALVGEGPPAERVRVVRPGLGERYRGALPDRPGRGRPRMLTVANLLPEKGLQSFVDVLRALRDRPWTWTLVGDATLDPAYAAGLFRRLRAAGLADRVTWTGPIAPEALRTQYDRAGLFVLPSRFETCSLSTREAMARGLPVVGHRVGGMPENAGDAPVGALVPPDGPQPLRAALRSLLTDPMARAHRGQAAWRRSRDFPTWTEAAAQFRTALATLRTRAVGTAP from the coding sequence ATGAGCCCCATGACGAACGAGCCGGAGAACGGACCGATCGTCTTCCTCGTTCCCGACATCCACGACCTGCAGACCGGCGGCAACGTGTTCAACCGGCGGATGGTGGCGGGCCTCCGGCCCGAGACGTCCGTTCGGGTACAGACGTGGGCCCCGGACACACGTCCGGCCCCGGGGCTGAACCGGCCGGGCGCGAGCCTCATCGTGGTGGACAGCCTCCTGGCGCGCCATCCGGACGCGCTGCGGGCCGTTCGGGAGCGCACCGCGACGCCCCTGATTCTGCTCGTGCACTACCTGCGCTGCATCGATCCCCACGCCCCGGACTCGGACGGCGTTGCGGATGAGCGTGCAACCCTGGACGTGGTGGACGGGGCCGTGACGACGAGCCGGTACGTGAAGCAGGCCCTCGTGGGGGAGGGGCCGCCCGCAGAGCGGGTCCGGGTCGTCCGGCCGGGCCTTGGCGAGCGGTACCGCGGGGCCCTCCCCGACCGGCCGGGGCGCGGCAGGCCGCGAATGCTCACGGTGGCCAACCTGCTTCCCGAAAAGGGCCTCCAGTCGTTCGTGGACGTGCTCCGTGCCCTGCGAGATCGGCCGTGGACGTGGACGCTGGTCGGGGACGCCACGCTCGATCCGGCCTATGCCGCAGGCCTCTTCCGGCGGCTCCGGGCGGCGGGGCTCGCCGACCGGGTGACGTGGACCGGGCCGATCGCGCCCGAGGCGCTCCGCACGCAGTACGACCGGGCAGGCCTGTTCGTGCTCCCGTCCCGCTTCGAGACGTGCAGCCTGTCGACCCGCGAGGCGATGGCCCGCGGCCTGCCGGTGGTGGGGCATCGTGTGGGGGGCATGCCGGAGAACGCCGGGGACGCACCGGTGGGCGCCCTCGTGCCGCCGGACGGCCCGCAGCCGCTCCGGGCCGCGCTGCGGTCGCTTCTCACCGACCCGATGGCGCGGGCGCACAGGGGACAGGCGGCGTGGCGCCGCAGTCGCGACTTTCCGACGTGGACGGAGGCGGCGGCTCAGTTCCGGACGGCCCTCGCCACCCTGCGGACGCGGGCCGTGGGGACGGCCCCCTAG